The following are from one region of the Staphylococcus argenteus genome:
- a CDS encoding NupC/NupG family nucleoside CNT transporter: MHILIGIIGIIFFLALAFLFSSDKKNIRWQYVGILLAIQLVFAFILLKTTMGITVIGGISNGFNYLLLKAADGVNFVFGGIQYINPKQPPFFFSVLLPIVFISAIIGILQYTKILPLIINVLGFLISKINGMGRLESYNAVAAAILGQSEVFISIKKQLPYIPKQRLYTLTASAMSTVSASIIGAYFTLIEPKYVVTAVVLNLFGGFIIASIINPYKVNEEDDKLLVEETEEKQQSFFEMLGEYILDGFKVAVIVGAMLIGYIAIIALLNGIVSNIFSTVSGGAISWDFQTLIGFVFAPFAFLVGVPWQDAVQAGSVMATKLLSNEFVAMQALGKLGDLSEHAKGVTSVFLVSFANFSSIGIISGAIKSLNDKKGDTVARFGLKLLFGATLVSFISAAIAGFFI; encoded by the coding sequence ATGCATATTCTAATTGGGATTATCGGAATTATCTTCTTTTTAGCACTTGCGTTTTTATTTAGCTCAGATAAGAAAAATATACGCTGGCAATATGTAGGAATTTTGCTTGCTATTCAACTTGTCTTTGCCTTTATTTTACTTAAAACTACAATGGGTATCACAGTTATTGGTGGTATATCAAACGGTTTTAATTACTTATTATTAAAAGCAGCAGACGGTGTTAACTTTGTTTTTGGTGGTATTCAATATATCAATCCTAAACAACCTCCATTCTTCTTTAGTGTATTATTACCTATCGTGTTTATTTCAGCGATTATTGGTATTTTACAATACACAAAGATTTTACCTTTAATCATTAATGTTTTAGGCTTCTTGATTTCTAAAATTAATGGTATGGGTCGTTTGGAATCATATAATGCTGTTGCGGCAGCCATTTTGGGACAATCTGAAGTATTTATTTCAATTAAAAAACAATTGCCATACATACCTAAGCAACGTCTTTATACATTAACAGCTTCAGCAATGTCAACGGTATCAGCTTCAATTATTGGTGCATACTTTACCTTAATTGAACCTAAATATGTTGTAACTGCAGTTGTATTAAACTTATTTGGTGGATTCATTATTGCTTCAATCATTAATCCATATAAAGTTAATGAAGAAGATGACAAATTACTTGTTGAAGAAACTGAAGAAAAGCAACAATCATTTTTTGAAATGTTGGGCGAATACATTTTAGATGGATTCAAAGTAGCTGTCATAGTAGGTGCAATGTTAATTGGATATATTGCAATCATTGCACTATTAAATGGTATTGTAAGTAATATCTTTAGTACAGTATCTGGTGGCGCAATTTCATGGGATTTCCAAACATTAATTGGATTTGTATTTGCACCATTTGCATTCTTAGTGGGTGTACCATGGCAAGATGCTGTACAAGCTGGATCAGTTATGGCTACAAAATTGTTATCAAATGAATTTGTTGCAATGCAAGCACTAGGAAAACTTGGCGATTTATCTGAACATGCCAAAGGTGTTACTTCAGTATTCTTAGTATCATTTGCAAACTTTAGTTCTATTGGTATTATCTCAGGTGCTATTAAATCACTTAATGATAAAAAAGGTGATACAGTTGCCCGTTTTGGATTAAAACTATTATTCGGTGCTACACTAGTATCATTCATTTCAGCTGCAATTGCTGGATTCTTTATTTAA
- a CDS encoding CtsR family transcriptional regulator, with product MHNMSDIIEQYIKRLFEESNEDVVEIQRANIAQRFDCVPSQLNYVIKTRFTNEHGYEIESKRGGGGYIRITKIENKDATGYINHLLQLIGPSISQQQAYYIIDGLLDKLLINEREAKMIQAVIDRETLSMDMVSRDIIRANILKRLLPVINYY from the coding sequence ATGCACAATATGTCGGACATCATAGAACAATACATCAAACGATTATTTGAAGAGTCAAACGAAGATGTAGTTGAAATTCAAAGAGCGAACATTGCGCAGCGATTTGATTGCGTACCTTCACAATTGAACTATGTTATCAAAACTCGATTTACTAATGAACATGGTTATGAAATTGAAAGTAAACGTGGTGGCGGTGGATACATTCGCATCACTAAAATTGAAAACAAAGATGCAACAGGTTATATTAATCATTTGCTTCAGTTGATAGGACCTTCTATTTCTCAACAACAAGCTTATTATATTATTGATGGGCTTTTAGATAAATTACTAATAAATGAGCGAGAAGCTAAAATGATTCAAGCAGTTATTGATAGAGAAACACTGTCAATGGATATGGTTTCAAGAGACATTATTAGAGCAAATATTTTAAAACGATTGTTACCAGTTATAAACTATTACTAA
- a CDS encoding UvrB/UvrC motif-containing protein, which yields MLCENCQLNEAELKIKVTSKNKTEEKMVCQTCAEGHYPWNQANDQPDYQEHQDDIEEAFVVKQILQHLATKHGINFQDVAFKEEKRCPTCDMTLKDIAHVGKFGCANCYATFKDDIIDIVRRVQGGQFEHVGKTPHSSHKKIALKKKIEEKNKYLKQLIEVQDFEQAAIVRDEIKALKSEGEVQHDDA from the coding sequence GTGCTCTGTGAAAATTGTCAACTTAATGAAGCGGAATTAAAAATCAAAGTTACAAGTAAAAATAAGACAGAAGAAAAAATGGTGTGTCAAACTTGTGCAGAAGGTCATTATCCATGGAATCAAGCGAATGACCAACCTGATTATCAAGAACATCAAGATGATATTGAAGAAGCATTTGTTGTTAAACAAATTTTACAACATTTAGCAACGAAGCATGGTATTAATTTTCAGGATGTGGCATTTAAAGAAGAAAAACGTTGTCCAACATGTGATATGACATTAAAGGATATCGCACATGTGGGTAAATTTGGTTGCGCTAATTGTTATGCGACATTTAAAGATGACATCATTGATATCGTCCGCAGAGTTCAAGGGGGACAATTTGAACACGTAGGAAAGACACCACATTCTTCACATAAAAAAATTGCATTAAAGAAGAAAATTGAAGAGAAAAACAAATATTTAAAGCAACTTATAGAAGTGCAAGACTTTGAGCAAGCGGCTATTGTCAGAGATGAAATAAAGGCGCTAAAGTCTGAAGGTGAGGTGCAACATGATGACGCATAA
- a CDS encoding protein arginine kinase: MTHNIHDNISEWMRNEEEAPIVMSSRIRLARNLENHVHPLMYASENDGFRVINEVQDALPHFQLMRLDQMDQQSKMKMVAKHLISPELIKQPAAAVLVNNDESLSVMINEEDHIRIQAMGTNSTLQALYDQASAIDDELDRNLDISYDEKLGYLTTCPTNIGTGMRASVMLHLPGLSIMKRMTRIAQTINRFGYTIRGIYGEGSQVYGHTYQVSNQLTLGKSELEIIETLTEVVNQIIHEEKQIRQKLDTYNQLETQDRVFRSLGILQNCRMITMEEASYRLSEVKLGIDLDYIKLQNFKFNELMVGIQSPFLLDEEDDKFVKEKRADILREHIK, from the coding sequence ATGACGCATAACATTCACGATAATATCAGCGAATGGATGAGAAACGAAGAAGAAGCGCCGATTGTGATGTCTTCACGAATACGATTAGCGCGCAATTTGGAAAATCATGTGCATCCATTAATGTATGCTTCTGAAAATGATGGCTTTAGGGTAATTAATGAAGTACAAGATGCTTTACCACATTTTCAATTAATGCGACTAGATCAAATGGATCAGCAAAGTAAAATGAAGATGGTTGCTAAACATTTAATTAGCCCAGAGTTAATAAAACAACCTGCAGCAGCAGTGTTAGTAAATAATGATGAATCTTTAAGTGTAATGATAAATGAAGAAGATCATATTCGTATTCAAGCGATGGGGACTAATTCGACGTTGCAAGCGTTATATGATCAGGCTTCAGCAATTGATGATGAATTAGATCGTAACCTTGATATTAGTTATGATGAAAAACTTGGATATTTAACAACATGTCCTACAAATATAGGTACTGGGATGCGAGCAAGTGTGATGCTACATTTACCTGGTTTATCTATTATGAAAAGAATGACTCGAATTGCTCAAACAATTAATAGATTTGGATATACGATTAGAGGTATATATGGTGAAGGATCACAAGTTTATGGGCACACTTATCAGGTTTCTAATCAACTTACACTTGGTAAATCAGAATTAGAAATAATTGAAACATTAACTGAAGTTGTTAATCAAATTATTCATGAAGAAAAACAGATAAGACAAAAATTAGACACTTATAATCAATTAGAAACTCAAGACCGTGTTTTTCGCTCGCTAGGCATTTTACAAAATTGTAGAATGATAACTATGGAAGAGGCTTCTTATAGATTAAGCGAAGTTAAACTTGGTATAGATTTAGATTATATTAAATTACAAAACTTTAAGTTTAATGAATTAATGGTTGGTATACAATCACCATTTTTATTAGATGAAGAAGATGACAAATTTGTGAAAGAAAAACGAGCAGATATACTAAGAGAACACATAAAGTAG